A single region of the Acidobacteriota bacterium genome encodes:
- a CDS encoding polyketide synthase has product MKQEQLDHIAIVGLAGRFPGAPDLEQFWRNLRDGVESITRLDDRDLLASGVDPSLLATDHYVKASPILDGIEYFDAEFFGFSPREAEVTDPQHRVFLECAWEALENAGYDPNQYGGRIGVFAGAGLHSYYHDYLVTNQKLIETLGELPRFLAVEKDFLSTRVSYRLNLKGPSISLQTACSTSLVAVHFGCQSLLNGESDMVLAGGVSIKLPQTAGYLYQEGTILSPDGHCRAFDAAAAGTIFGSGAGIVILKRLSDALSDGDTIHAVIRGSCVNNDGSIKVSYTAPSIDGQARAISEALAMADVDASEISYVEAHGSGTSLGDPIEVAALTKAFRETTAEMGFCGIGSIKTNVGHLDAAAGVAGLIKTVLSLEHGKLPPSLHFKGPNPSIDFCNSPFFVQSTLSDWKSKNGRRIAGISSFGIGGTNAHVIVEEAPTVHSDAAPKAWEIIPISARTYEALEKATDRLNSHLRSQSELAVSDVAFTLQEGRRAFSHRRAIVAPSIEHAVELLEKRTAKRVHSSRATEKALETVFMFPGQGAQHANMGRELYENESTFRQHIDQCAEYLLPILGLDLRRVLYSHSLDENADAQLKQTRITQPAVFTVSYALAQLWLSWGITPKAMIGHSLGEYVAATLAGVFELEDCLALVAERARLMQQLPPGSMLVVHRAEHHLRSRLNGDISIAAVNAPEVTVLSGPTSAIKDLAQLLAKDGVAVQPLTTSHAFHSSMMDPIIAMFRAVAAAVPKRIPRISIVSTVTADWMTPEQATDANYWAQQIRSSVRFSPALLKALENSEGNLLEVGPGNSLSTLAKLHLKSSQQNRVFHSLPHAKDERSELENLLSTVGALWVSGAPVDWRRLRKNRGQRVPLPTYPFERQRFWIEPARPPAQIFITTEIVEKAQDLLAQASANTNGCREHSQLARNETVDTKPVSTILNISSEMSVEETLTSLWQEALGVSQVDVDDNFFNLGGQSLLALSLITQIGRAFGARFSLASLVGAPTIREFAQIVEKELSLKSAHANGISPSSIQQAVRAFVLENYLSGGDNACANTDSLLENNLIDAMDFLHIAMFLEETYGIRINNDELIGANMGSIHNIASYVAYKLSEQRGRTTRLGPSVLHTGEHAALESAG; this is encoded by the coding sequence GCACTGGAAAATGCGGGCTATGACCCCAATCAGTACGGTGGTCGAATCGGTGTTTTCGCCGGCGCCGGTCTTCATTCCTATTACCACGACTACCTGGTCACAAATCAAAAATTAATCGAGACTTTGGGAGAACTCCCGCGCTTTCTTGCCGTTGAAAAGGATTTTCTTAGTACGCGGGTTTCCTATCGGCTGAACCTCAAGGGCCCTAGCATTTCGTTGCAGACTGCATGTTCGACCTCACTCGTTGCGGTGCATTTTGGCTGTCAAAGCCTGCTAAACGGCGAATCCGATATGGTCTTGGCTGGTGGCGTGTCTATCAAGCTTCCTCAGACCGCCGGGTATCTTTATCAAGAAGGAACGATCCTGTCGCCGGATGGTCACTGCCGTGCCTTTGATGCCGCAGCGGCTGGGACGATTTTCGGCAGTGGCGCGGGAATAGTCATATTGAAGCGCTTATCGGATGCTCTTTCTGATGGCGACACTATTCACGCGGTAATCCGCGGGTCCTGCGTCAACAACGATGGATCGATTAAGGTGAGCTACACCGCTCCAAGCATTGATGGACAGGCCCGTGCGATTTCCGAAGCTCTGGCAATGGCAGACGTCGACGCGAGCGAGATCAGTTACGTCGAAGCCCACGGGAGTGGAACTTCTCTGGGCGACCCTATCGAAGTCGCCGCATTGACAAAGGCATTTCGGGAAACCACAGCCGAAATGGGATTTTGCGGAATTGGCTCAATTAAAACTAATGTCGGCCATCTTGATGCTGCAGCCGGAGTCGCCGGCTTGATCAAAACCGTCTTGTCCCTTGAGCATGGAAAGCTGCCGCCCAGCTTGCATTTCAAAGGACCAAATCCTTCGATCGATTTTTGTAACAGCCCGTTCTTTGTTCAGAGCACTTTATCGGATTGGAAGTCAAAGAATGGCCGGCGGATCGCGGGCATCAGTTCTTTTGGAATTGGCGGGACAAATGCGCATGTGATTGTTGAAGAGGCGCCAACTGTTCATTCAGACGCTGCGCCGAAAGCATGGGAAATCATTCCGATCTCGGCCAGAACTTATGAAGCTCTGGAAAAGGCGACTGATCGGCTCAATTCGCATCTCAGATCGCAATCCGAACTCGCCGTTTCAGATGTTGCATTCACTTTGCAGGAAGGGCGCCGTGCGTTCTCGCATAGGAGGGCCATTGTCGCGCCAAGTATTGAGCACGCTGTCGAGTTGCTCGAAAAGCGAACAGCGAAACGCGTTCACAGTTCAAGGGCAACTGAGAAAGCTCTTGAGACGGTATTCATGTTCCCGGGGCAGGGCGCGCAACATGCGAACATGGGGCGAGAACTCTATGAGAACGAATCGACATTCCGGCAACACATCGATCAGTGTGCAGAGTATCTGCTGCCAATCCTCGGCTTGGATTTGAGACGTGTCCTCTACTCGCATTCACTCGATGAGAATGCCGATGCACAACTGAAGCAGACCCGGATCACACAACCTGCAGTCTTTACGGTCAGCTATGCGCTGGCACAGTTGTGGTTGTCTTGGGGAATCACTCCAAAAGCGATGATCGGTCATAGTCTTGGAGAGTACGTAGCGGCCACGCTTGCTGGCGTTTTCGAGCTCGAAGATTGCCTGGCGCTCGTGGCGGAGCGTGCTCGTCTGATGCAGCAACTTCCGCCGGGCAGCATGCTTGTCGTGCACAGGGCGGAGCATCATCTTCGGTCGCGATTGAACGGCGACATTTCCATTGCTGCAGTGAATGCTCCTGAAGTCACCGTGCTGTCCGGGCCAACGTCCGCAATCAAGGACCTAGCACAGTTGCTGGCCAAGGATGGGGTCGCGGTTCAGCCGCTAACTACCTCGCACGCTTTCCACTCTTCGATGATGGATCCGATCATCGCGATGTTTCGAGCGGTCGCAGCTGCAGTTCCCAAACGAATACCGCGGATATCCATTGTGTCCACGGTGACAGCAGACTGGATGACGCCGGAACAAGCTACTGACGCGAATTATTGGGCGCAACAGATTCGAAGTAGTGTGCGTTTCAGCCCGGCGCTCTTGAAAGCGCTCGAGAACAGCGAGGGCAACTTGCTGGAGGTAGGACCCGGGAATTCACTGAGCACACTTGCCAAGCTTCACTTGAAATCCTCTCAGCAAAATAGAGTGTTCCACTCGCTGCCCCATGCCAAAGATGAGCGTTCCGAACTGGAAAACCTGCTGAGCACTGTTGGGGCGCTGTGGGTGTCAGGCGCGCCCGTAGACTGGAGGCGGTTGCGCAAGAATCGTGGACAGAGGGTACCACTTCCCACCTATCCATTCGAGCGTCAGCGGTTCTGGATTGAACCGGCGAGGCCACCAGCTCAAATTTTCATAACTACCGAAATTGTCGAGAAAGCACAGGATCTTCTCGCTCAAGCAAGCGCTAATACAAACGGCTGTCGAGAGCATAGTCAGCTTGCGAGGAATGAGACAGTGGACACGAAACCTGTGTCCACGATCCTCAACATTTCATCAGAAATGTCCGTTGAGGAGACATTAACTAGTCTCTGGCAGGAGGCGCTCGGCGTTTCGCAGGTTGATGTGGACGATAATTTCTTCAATCTGGGCGGTCAGTCTCTATTGGCGCTGAGCCTCATAACCCAGATTGGACGCGCATTCGGCGCACGGTTTTCCCTGGCTTCTCTCGTTGGCGCCCCAACGATTCGCGAGTTCGCCCAGATTGTTGAGAAAGAACTCAGCTTGAAGAGTGCACACGCGAACGGTATCTCTCCTTCTTCGATTCAACAAGCGGTGCGCGCCTTCGTCCTCGAAAACTATCTAAGTGGCGGAGATAACGCCTGCGCGAACACAGATTCCCTGCTGGAGAACAACCTGATAGACGCAATGGACTTCCTCCATATTGCCATGTTCTTGGAAGAAACGTACGGAATCCGCATCAACAATGATGAGCTAATCGGAGCCAATATGGGATCGATCCACAACATTGCTTCGTACGTGGCATATAAGTTGAGTGAACAACGAGGAAGAACAACGCGCTTAGGCCCCTCAGTGCTGCACACGGGCGAACATGCAGCACTTGAATCAGCTGGCTGA